Genomic window (Candidatus Eisenbacteria bacterium):
ACATGCGCAACACCGTTTGCTTCGCCCCGCGGCTCGCCCTCCTGGGCCTGCTCCTGTTCCCCGCGCTCGCCCCGGCCGGCCCGCTGAAACTGCCCGCCTACGAGCGGCGGGTGTTGCCCAACGGCCTGGTGCTGCTGGTGATGCCCGACCACCGTTTGCCCCTGGTGCAGCTGCACCTGGTGGTGAAGTCCGGTTCCACCGCGGACCCCTCCGGGAAGGAAGGCCTGGCCGACCTGACGGCGACGCTGCTCAAGCGCGGCACCGCCACCCGCACCGCCGCGCAGGTCGCCGGCGACGTGGACTTCCTGGGCGCGCGCCTGGAGACCGGCGCCGACCGCGACCAGTCCACGGTGGACATGGAAGTGCTCAAGCGCAACCTGGACCAGGGCCTGGCGCTGTTCGGCGAGGTGGTGACCCGGCCCGCGTTCGCGCCCCCCGAGTTCGACCGCGCGCGCAGCGAGGTCGTGGGCCGCCTGGCGCAGCTCAAGGATCAGCCCGGCGAGATGGCCGACCGCCTGTTCTTCGCGGAGCTGTTCGGCTCGCACCCGTACGCGCACCCGCTCGAGGGCACCGAGGCGTCGGTGAAGGGGCTCACGGCGGATGACGTGAGGCTGTTCCACCGCCGGCACTATCTCCCCAACAACGCCATCCTGGCGGTGGTGGGCGACATCGAGGCGGCGCAGGCCGAGCAGCTGGTCACGCGTGCGCTGGCCGGCTGGGAGCGCGGCGAGGCGGCCGCGCCGGTCGCGGGGGCCGTGCCGCCCGCGCGGCAGGGCCTGCGCATCGTGCTGGTGGACAAACCGGACGCGGTGCAGAGCGAGATCCGCATCGGCTGCCTGGGAGCGCCGCGCAGGAGCCCGGACTACTACCCGGTGCAGGTGGCCGACGCCATCCTGGGTGGCGGCTTCACCTCCCGGCTGGTCACGGAAATCCGCGTGCGCCGCGGACTTTCGTACAGCCCGCACAGCCGCGAGGCGTGGTACAAGGACGCCGGAGCCGCGTACGTGTCGGTGAACACCAAGAACAAGTCCACCCTCGAGACGCTCAACATCATCTTCGGGATCCTCAAGGACATGCGCGAGGTGCCGCTCGGCACCGAGGAGCTGGGGCGCGGGCGCAACTACACCAACGGCCTGTTCCCGCTGCGCATCGAGGCCCCGGAGCGCCTGGCCGG
Coding sequences:
- a CDS encoding insulinase family protein, which encodes MRNTVCFAPRLALLGLLLFPALAPAGPLKLPAYERRVLPNGLVLLVMPDHRLPLVQLHLVVKSGSTADPSGKEGLADLTATLLKRGTATRTAAQVAGDVDFLGARLETGADRDQSTVDMEVLKRNLDQGLALFGEVVTRPAFAPPEFDRARSEVVGRLAQLKDQPGEMADRLFFAELFGSHPYAHPLEGTEASVKGLTADDVRLFHRRHYLPNNAILAVVGDIEAAQAEQLVTRALAGWERGEAAAPVAGAVPPARQGLRIVLVDKPDAVQSEIRIGCLGAPRRSPDYYPVQVADAILGGGFTSRLVTEIRVRRGLSYSPHSREAWYKDAGAAYVSVNTKNKSTLETLNIIFGILKDMREVPLGTEELGRGRNYTNGLFPLRIEAPERLAGVIGGIEFYGLDPKWVDGFQERVGSTSSADVLRVMKTYFCDSPLLVVVGKRAEIEKDLLTLGKVEFKPM